The following are from one region of the Methanomassiliicoccales archaeon LGM-DZ1 genome:
- a CDS encoding metal ABC transporter permease yields the protein MTDLAYYFSIPLIQNMFAATALACILCGTVGAYVVVGRKVAVTGGIAHTTFGGVGFAYYVMSVYGISWMSPMAGALLFSVAAAVVMVVCRRADGVREDTVIGALWAVGMAAGVVFMCYMDRSVIVPSSYESILFGNMLLIDSGKLAVMAAVSASVLAAVMFFYRDFRIMTFDRVHAKVSGMNVTALDLLLHVLIAVTCVMVANVVGIVMIIALMTVPAAIGSIVSRGMAGTMAVGVFSALAMSFLGLLLSLAMDTPPGATVVMVLGASFAAVLAVRRLALGAAAEE from the coding sequence GTGACAGATCTTGCCTATTACTTCTCCATACCGCTTATACAGAACATGTTCGCCGCCACTGCCCTCGCCTGCATCCTGTGCGGGACCGTGGGGGCCTACGTGGTGGTCGGCCGCAAGGTCGCTGTTACGGGCGGGATCGCCCACACGACCTTCGGGGGCGTCGGGTTCGCCTACTATGTGATGTCGGTTTACGGGATATCGTGGATGAGCCCCATGGCCGGGGCGCTATTGTTCAGTGTGGCGGCCGCCGTCGTGATGGTTGTATGCAGGAGGGCGGACGGTGTCAGGGAGGACACGGTCATCGGAGCGCTTTGGGCTGTCGGGATGGCCGCAGGCGTGGTGTTCATGTGCTATATGGACCGGAGCGTCATCGTCCCCTCGTCCTACGAATCCATCCTCTTCGGGAACATGCTGCTCATAGATTCGGGGAAACTTGCCGTGATGGCGGCTGTCAGCGCGTCTGTGCTGGCTGCCGTGATGTTCTTCTACAGGGATTTCCGCATAATGACCTTCGACAGGGTGCACGCGAAGGTCTCAGGCATGAACGTGACGGCCCTGGACCTTCTGCTCCACGTCCTGATAGCGGTCACCTGCGTCATGGTCGCCAACGTGGTCGGGATAGTCATGATAATCGCGTTGATGACGGTGCCGGCGGCCATCGGGAGCATCGTCTCCCGCGGCATGGCCGGGACGATGGCGGTCGGCGTCTTCTCAGCTCTCGCCATGTCCTTCCTGGGCCTTCTGCTCTCGCTGGCTATGGACACCCCTCCGGGGGCCACGGTGGTGATGGTGCTCGGAGCGTCCTTCGCCGCCGTCCTGGCTGTCAGGAGGCTGGCACTCGGTGCGGCCGCGGAAGAATGA
- a CDS encoding ABC transporter ATP-binding protein, which produces MEAAPLIALRGISAGYGRGTVLRNVDLDVRAGDFIAVVGPNGGGKTTLFRIILGLIEPSAGTVEVMGVPPREGCRRIGYVPQFGAFDREYPVYAEQVVRMGLRCRQGILPFRTSSQEEAVRKAMEYADMESFRDRRIGELSGGQIQRTLLARALVSGPDILLLDEPTASLDPAFRGEVYEILTKAARDGITVVMITHDLEGITHCVNRAVHVDRTVSEVEPSALTGAACGGGLL; this is translated from the coding sequence ATGGAGGCCGCGCCCCTCATCGCCCTCCGCGGCATTTCCGCCGGCTACGGCCGCGGGACGGTGCTGCGGAACGTCGATCTCGACGTACGCGCCGGAGACTTCATAGCGGTGGTGGGACCGAACGGCGGCGGCAAGACCACCCTGTTCCGCATCATACTGGGTCTTATCGAGCCGTCGGCCGGGACGGTCGAGGTGATGGGCGTTCCTCCGAGGGAGGGCTGTCGCAGGATAGGGTATGTTCCGCAGTTCGGCGCATTCGACAGAGAGTACCCAGTGTACGCCGAGCAGGTGGTCAGGATGGGCCTGAGGTGCAGGCAGGGGATCCTGCCTTTCCGGACCTCTTCGCAGGAGGAGGCTGTTCGCAAGGCCATGGAGTACGCGGACATGGAATCGTTCAGAGACAGGCGCATAGGCGAACTGTCCGGGGGGCAGATCCAGAGGACGCTCCTGGCGAGGGCCCTGGTCTCCGGGCCGGACATCCTCCTCCTCGACGAGCCGACCGCCAGCCTCGATCCCGCCTTCAGAGGGGAAGTGTACGAAATTTTGACGAAGGCGGCCCGGGACGGGATAACCGTTGTCATGATCACCCACGATCTCGAAGGGATAACGCACTGCGTTAACAGGGCCGTCCATGTGGACAGGACGGTCTCGGAGGTCGAACCGTCGGCCCTTACCGGCGCAGCCTGCGGAGGCGGCCTTCTGTGA